The genomic region ACGCGCAGTGCCAGCGCGATCATCTCGTCGATTTCCTGGGGGCTGGCCCAGTTGAAGGCCGTGATGTGTTCTTCCGACACCAGCGGATCGCCCAGCGCATCATCCTTGAAGTAAAATTCCACGATGGCGCGCGGCAAGGGCTCGCCTTCCGGGATATTGAAGCGCGTGGAGATGGAGCCGGCGGCGACGTTACGCACGACGACTTCCAGCGGAATGATCTCCACCTCGCGTACCAGCTGCTCGCGCATGTTCAGGCGGCGGATGAAGTGCGTCGGCACGCCCATCCGGTTCAGGTGTTCCATGATGAACTCGCTGATCCGGTTATTGAGCACGCCCTTGCCCTCCAGCGTCGCGCGCTTCTGGGCGTTGAAGGCGGTCGCATCATCCTTGAAATGCTGGATGATCGTGCCCGGTTCCGGGCCCTCATAAAGGATCTTGGCTTTACCTTCGTAGAGTTTCTTGCGGCGTGACATGGGGGTCATCGCTCTCCGCTGGGCGTTGGAAAATCGTATCGCTGCGCCATGAGGCCCTTCATGCGCGCGAGTCTTGGGTGCGGGTCAATCGGTGTCGTGTCAAACGCGAAGCGGCCCGTCAATACGGGCCGCCTTTGTTGTTCAGGATACGCGCTTGGCCAGGTGCCCGCAATACCGGCCTGCAATGCGCTGCAAACGATTGATAAAGCCGCGCTGGCGCGATACCCATGGGATCAAACACTCCCCGTTCCATCTGTTACAGGAAACACCCAATGTCCGGCTTTGATGATCGCGAAAAGGCTCACGAAAACCGCTATGCGCGCGAGCAGGAGCTGGAATTCAAGGCCGGTGCGCGCCGCAACCGCCTTCTGGGCCTGTGGGCGGCTGAGAAGCTGGGCCTGGCGGGCGATGACGCTGAAAGCTACGCCAAAGAGGTGATCGCTGCCGATTTCGAGGAAGTGGGCGATGAGGATGTGTTCCGCAAGGTGCGCAAGGATTTCGATGCCAAGGGCGTCGCGGTCTCCGACATCGAGCTGCGCCACGAGATGACGCGGCTGCTCGATTTGGCCCGCGCGCAAATTCAGGCCGAGTAGGCACGCACGGACCCGTCCGGCGTCACCGGCCCGTCTGACAGCTCCAGTTGTCCACGCCCTCGATCCTCGCTGATCGAGAGCCGTAATCCACGGTGATGCGTGCGTGGCGGAGCACATCCATGCCTAGAAGGATGGCCGGTTCGTCTATCAATCCCAACCGGTCAAAGAAATAGACATCGGACACGGTGATCTGGAAGGTGCCTGCACACAGCTCACTGAGCTGGACGCCACCGAAAAGGTGACGCAATTCACCGCGCGTGACGATGCGGCTGGCCACGCCGTCAATATTGGCCGCAATGCCAAGACGGGCGGTGCGGTGTTGCCGGACCAGAGCCCTGTTGACGATCGACGCATTGGCCCCGGTATCCACAAACACGCGGACCGGATCGGGTACGCCGCGTATCCGGCCCTCGCCAGCGATGAGCCCGTCTTCGAAATGGAGCGTCATACCGGCCATTGAGGCGGTTTGAGGCATCAAGCGAAGTTCCAAGGCGGGATAATCGAGGACAATGATCTCGTCGCGGAATGCGTTTGAACCCAGAATGCCTGCGGCGCTGAGGACCGTTTCGTCGTGCTCGCGGAACACGGCCACTTCGACCGCGCGCGGCCCCAGACCGAAGTCAAGATGGTCGATCACGAAGAGGCCGGTATCGAACGGGCCTGTAACCGCATGCCCGGTCTGATCGAAAATTATGTCCCGGTCTGTAATAAGCTGGTTGGCAATCAGGCGCGGCACGCCGGTCTGGTTAGCGCCCGTATCCACGATGAATGGCAGCCGGCAGGCCTCAGGAGATCCGAGGAAGGAGACAGTCCGGCCAAGTGAGACCTCTATGGTGTAATGATTGTCATGGCCGCGCTGCATGGGGATCGTAACGAGTGCTTCCTGCACGCCCCTCGCGGTGGCCAACGGCACAGTGTTCGCGACGCCGGAGCAGAAAATTGCCAGCCCGACGCAGAGGGCCAAACCTGATTTTGCCCGCATACAGCCACCTTCCCCCCTCTGGTTGCGGAGCCGCAACCAAGGGAAAATTACCATATTGGCCAGTGGGGTTCAGCCCGGCTCACGCAGCTGTGTTCATGGCGTGCGCACGCGCGAGAGGCACCAGTCACACCAAAGCAATGGCCGGTCTGGGCGGGTGCAGTCGGCTAGCCGCCATCATCATCACGCGCTGGCGGCGCTTTACTTCCCAGCACATGGCGTTCCAGCGACACCAGCACTGTAAGCACGATCAGCGCCAGTAAGACGGCGCCGCCGCCTATGCCGAATGCACCGGCACCAAATGCCACGCCGACTGCGCCTGACAGCCACAGGGCCGCAGCGGTGGTAACGCCGTGAATATCCTTGCCAGCGCGAATGATGGCACCGGCGGCGATGAAGGCGACGCCCGCAGTGACGGCCTCGATGACGCGAACCGGATCGGCCTGGATTCCTGCCTCGTCATCACCCATCGAGATGGCAATCTGGAAAGCCAGCAGGGTAAAAAGGCAGGCTGCCAACGCCACCAGCATGTTGGTGCGCAGCCCCACGTGCCGGTGCGGGCGCTCGCGCTCGATCCCGATTACGGCGCCTGCGAGCGCCGCCAGTCCCAGCCGCATCAGGCTCTCCAGCATATCGCCGGGCGGTCCTGCATCGTTGAGCCATTCGGGCATGTGCTCCTCCACCCTGTTAACGGGCAGAGGGGGACGAGTGTTCCGGATTGGTTACCCGAACACCCGCGCGAAGATCGTGTCGACATGCTTGAGGTGATACGCCTCGTCAAAGCAGGCATCGATTTGCGCCGGGCTTAGCAGGGCGGTGACTTCGCTGTCGGCTTTGAGGTGATCGGCGAGCCTGCCGCCCTCATCCCAGGTTTTCATGCCATTGCGCTGGACGACGCGATAGGAGTCCTCGCGGCTGGCCCCGGCCTGGGTCAGTGCCAGCAGTACGCGCTGGGAATTATGGATGCCGCCATGGGCTTCCAGATTCTCCCGGCAGCGGTCGGCATGCACGATCAGGCCTTCAATCATCGAGGCGGTGCGGTGCAGGGCAAAGTCGAGATGCACGGTGGCGTCCGGCCCGATGCCGCGCTCGACCGATGAGTGCGAGATATCGCGCTCATGCCACAGGGCAACGTTCTCCATGGCGGGCGTGACGGCGGAGCGCACGAGGCGCGCAAGCCCGGTCAGATTCTCGGTCAGGATCGGGTTGCGCTTGTGCGGCATGGCCGAGGAGCCCTTCTGCCCCGGCGAGAAGTATTCCTGCGCCTCGCGCACTTCAGAGCGCTGGAGGTGGCGCACCTCCACCGCGATGTTCTCGATGGCCGACGCGATCAGGCCCAGCACGGCGAAGAAATTCGCATGCCGGTCGCGCGGGATAACCTGCGTGGAGATGGGTTCGACGGTGAGGCCCAGCTTCTCGGCGACATGGGCTTCCACCGCCGGGTCGACATTAGCGAACGTGCCGATGGCGCCCGAAATGGCGCAAGTTGCCACTTCCTCGCGCGCCCGCACCAGACGCTCGCGGTTACGGGCAAACTCGGCATGGAAGCGCGCAAATTTCAGACCCATCGTGGTCGGCTCGGCATGGATGCCGTGACTGCGCCCGATGCAGACCGTCATCTTGTGCTCCAGCGCGCGCTTTTTCAGCGCCGCCAGCACCCGGTCCATCCCCTCCAGCAGGAGATCGCTGGCGCGGGTCAGCTGCACGGCAAGGCAGGTGTCGAGCACGTCGGAGCTGGTGAGCCCCTGATGGACGAAGCGGGCCTCCTCGCCCACCAACTCGGAGAGGTGGGTGAGGAAGGCGATGACATCGTGCTTCACCTCGCGCTCGATCTCATCAATGCGCGCGACGTCAAACTCCATGTCCTTGGCTTTCCACACGGCCCTGGCGGCAGAGGCAGGGACCACGCCCAGCTCTGCCAGCTTGTCGGTGGCGTGCGCCTCGATCTCGAACCAGATGCGGTAGCGGCTCTGCGGGCTCCAGATCGCTTCCATTTCAGGCCGGGTATAGCGGGGGATCATCAGCGCGCCTCTTTATCCGTCACGGGGGTAGCGCGCTCTGTCGCCCCTCAAGGGCGCAAGGTCAAGGGGCGGGGGTGTCCGCCTCACCCTTCAGCGCCGCAATGCCCGCCCTGGCGAGCGCGTCGGCACGCTCATTGCCCGGATCGCCATTATGGCCCTTCACCCACACCCATTCGATGGAGTGGCGCTTCGTGGCTTCATCCAGCGCCTGCCAGAGATCGGCATTCTTCACCGGCTTCTTGGCGGCCGTTTTCCAGCCATTCTTCTTCCAGCCATGAATCCATTTCGTCACACCGTCGCGCACATAGACACTGTCGGTGACGAGGCGGACATTCGAGGGGCGCTTGAGCGCATTCAGCGCCTCGATGGCGGCTTTGAGCTCCATGCGGTTATTGGTGCTGTCGGCCTCCCCGCCAAACAGCTCTTTTTCATGGCCCTTCCATTCCAGCAGCGCGCCCCAGCCGCCGGGACCGGGGTTTCCCGAACACGCGCCGTCTGTGTGGATGGTGATGAGGCTGCTCACGCCTTGAGTGCCTGCTCGAGCGGCAGTCCTTGTGCCTCGAAAAAGCTCAGCCGGTCGAAATAGCCGCGCTGGTGAAGGATCAGACCGTCCTTGACATGGAAGAACCCGCAACCGCGAAGCCCCAAAGGATCAGACCACTCAAGAATGGCCCACTCCCCGTCCTCCAACAGATTTTCAATCTGGCAGACCATCTTGGCGCGGGCGAATTCCATTTCGAACAGCGCGCGGATCGCCGCCTTGCCTTCCAGCGGGCCGTACGCGATCTGATGGTTGACCGCCCCGTCTGCGTAGCACGCCATCAAGGCGTCGATATCGGCCGCGTTGAACGCGTCGACCCAGGCGAGCACGGTCTGTTTCGGAGATCGGGTCATCGCGCATGCACCGTCCACTGCGTATCAAGGTCTTTCAGGCCTGCCGCGATCAGCTCCCCCAGCACGTTCATATCGATATCGGTGAGGCGCTTCACATAGAGGCAGGACTTGCCCATGGAATGCTTTCCTAGCCGGTCCAAAATGGCGCTGTAATCGGCGTAACCCGGCATGATATAGATGGAGTGCTGGGCCTTGCGGGGTGAAAACCCCGTGGCGAAGAAATCGCCTTCACGTCCGCTCTCATAGCGGTAGTGATAGCGGCCATAGCCCACCATGGAGGCGCCCCACATTACTGGTTCGAAGCCGGTGACCTTGCGGAACAGCGCATCTAGCCGACGCGCTTCCTCGCGCTTTGTATCCGGTTCGATGCTGGCAAGGAAGGCCTCAACAGACCGCTTTTCCGGCTGGGTCTTGTTCTCGCCCATCACGCCACCTCGCGTGGCAGTTTGAACACCACGTCCTCGCTGGCGACGCGCACTTCGGCGATGGTCAGTTTGCGAAAGCCGGCCAGCTGGGTGAGGACGTCCTCGACCAGTTCTTCAGGCGCAGACGCACCCGCGCTGACGCCCAGCGTCTCCACGTCATCAAACCAGCTGCGGTCAAGGTCAGCGGCGCTCTGCACAAGGCGGGCATTTTTGGCGCCTGCGCGCTTGGCGACCTCCACCAGCCGCACCGAGTTGGACGAGTTCGGCGCGCCGACCACCAGCACGAGGTCCGAGCGCGGGGCGAGGGCTTTCACCGCTTCCTGCCGGTTGGTGGTGGCGTAGCAGATATCTTCCTTGTGGGGCGCGGCCATGGCGGGAAAGCGCGCCTGCAATGCCTCCACAATGGCGGCAGTATCGTCCACCGACAGGGTGGTCTGCGTCACGTAAGCGAGCTTTTGCGGATCGCGCGGCGTGAAGCTTTGCGCCTCTTCCACCGTCTCGATCAGGTGGATCGCGCCTTCGGGCAACTGACCCATCGTGCCGATCACTTCAGGGTGTCCGGCATGGCCGATCAGCACTATCTCCAGCCCGTTCCTGTGATGGCGGCTCGCTTCCACATGCACTTTGGAAACCAGCGGGCAGGTGGCGTCCACATAGAGCATGTTGCGGGCCCTGGCCGTCTCCGGCACGCGTTTGGGAACGCCGTGGGCGGAGAAGACGACAGGGCGGTCGTCAGGGCATTCGTCCAGCTCCTTGACGAAGACCGCGCCCATGGCTTTGAGCCGGTTCACCACATGCTTGTTGTGGACGATCTCGTGGCGCACATAGACCGGCGCGCCATAGCGCTCCAGCGCGCGCTCCACGATCTGGATGGCCCGGTCCACACCGGCGCAGAACCCGCGCGGCGCGGCAAGCAGTATGTGGAGGGGCGGCAACGTGCTCACGGTTTTCCTCAGTAGCAATGGCGCGTCGGCGTTGCTCTCGCGCAGTGCAGGGCTTAGACACTAGGGGGTGTAGCAGAGTCCGGCGCGCCCGTAACCCGTACTGCCCCGTGTCTGCAACATGGTGATGAACTGGTTCTTCGGGAGACCCCATGCGCTCAATCGCCGCTGTATTTGCCGCCGCCCTTGTCCTGACCGGATGCCAGAGCGTGCGGGACCGCTTCGACGGACCGCAGCCCAATCCGGGGCCGTGTCCCAATGCGTTGTCGCTGTATGATGCCCACCGTCTGGTGGAGTTCAGCGGCGAGGAGCGTGTTCTGCGCAATGTCGGCTTTACCGGCGAGGTGCTTAATGTGCGCAGTGCCTGCACCTACACTGACAGCAGCGCGTCACCCATCGACATGCAGATGGCCATCCGCTTTGCCTTCGGCCGCGGTGCGGCCGCGCAAGGCAGTGAGAAAACCTATCATTATTTTGTCGCCGTGACGCGCACCGACCGTGCGGTGATCGAGCGTCAGGTCTTCCCGATCACGGTGCGCTTCCCGCCAGGGGAAGACCGGGTCGAACTCACCGAGGAAATCGGTTCAATCACCATTCCGCGTGCAGAAGCGTCAACATCCGGCTCCAATTTTGAAGTCATTGTCGGGTTTGAACTGACTGCCGAACAGGTTGAATTCAACCGCTCCGGCCTGCGTTTCCGCGTCCCTGTCGAATAATTCTGGACCGCCATGACCCGTCTTGCCGATCAGCTCAGCGCCCTGCTGGGCGATGCCTTTGCTGTTATGGAACTTGATCCGGCGCTGGGCCGGGTGTCGGAGAGCGACCGTCCCGATCTGGCGCCCTATCAGTGCAATGGCGCGCTGGCAGCCGCCAAGCAGGCGGGCAAGCCGCCGCGCGCTATTGCGGAGGGGGTGAAGGCGCATCTCGCCGCCACCGCCCCTGATCTCGATATCGAAATAGCCGGGCCGGGCTTCCTGAATATCACGCCATCGGCGCAGCTTTACACCGCGCGGGCACGCGCGATCAGCGCCGATGAGCGCACGGGCGCGGGGCAAGTGGACGCCCCGCTCAAGGTGATGATCGATTTTGGCGGTCCCAATGTCGCCAAGCCCATGCATGTCGGCCACTTACGCTCCTCGGTCATTGGCGACAGCCTGCAACGCCTGATGCGCTTTCTCGGCCATGAGGTGACCAGCGACATCCACTTAGGCGACTGGGGCCTGCAGATGGGCCAGCTCATCACCGAGCTGGAGGATGAGCAGCCGGATCTGCCCTATTTCGATGCCAGCTTTACCGGCCCGTATCCGGCTGATGCACCCGTGACCATCGAAGACCTGGCCCGGCTCTACCCGCAGGCCAGTGCCAAGGGCAAGGAAGACCCGGCCCGGCAGGAGCGCTCGCGCAAGGCCACGGCCGAGCTGCAGGCGGGGCGTGCGGGCTATCGCGCCCTGCTGCGCCACTTCATCAATGTGTCGATTGCCGCACTGAAGGAGGATTTCTCCGCGCTCGGCGTGCATTTCGACCTGTGGAAGGGCGAGAGCGACGTCAATGATCTGATCCCCGGACTAGTGGAGGATTTCAAGGCGCGCGGCGTGGCGGAAGAATCCGAAGGCGCATGGATCGTGCGCGTGGCGCGCGAGGACGACAAGAAGGAGCTTGCTCCCCTCATCCTCGTCAGCTCGCAGGGCTCCGCGCTCTACGCGACGACGGACCTCGCCACCATCCTCGACCGACGCGAAAGCATTGATCCTGATCTGATCCTCTACGTGGTGGATCTCGGCCAGTCGGATCATTTCGAGCAGGTCTTCCGCGCCGCCGTGAAGGCGGGTCTCGCCAGCGAGGGCGGGCTGGAGCATGTGAAATTCGGGACGGTCAATGGCTCGGACGGCAAGCGCCTGCGTACCCGCGCCGGTGGCACGTTCCGGCTGGCAGATCTGATCGGTGAAGCGCGCGAGCGTGCGCGTGCGCGCCTGGCCGAAGCCGGGCTTGGCGAAACGCTGGATGCAGGCGCGCTGGAAGATGTGGCCCGCAAGGTCGCCAATGCGGCGATCAAGTTTGCCGATCTGCAGAACTACCGCACCACGAATTACATTTTCGAGATGGACCGGTTTGTGTCCTTCGAGGGCAAGACCGGGCCTTACCTGCTCTATCAGGCCGTGCGCATCAAATCCCTGATGAGGAAGGCCGCTGGCGAAGGGCTGGAGCCGGGCGAGATCAACATCTCTGCGCCGGAAGAGGCTGCTCTGGTGCGCCGGCTCGACGGCTTCCACGGTGCGTTAATGCGCGCCCATGATGACCGCGCGCCGAACCATATCTGCGAGCACGTCTATGGCCTCTCGCAGGCGTTTTCCAGCTTCTATGCGGCTTGTCCGATTCTGCCTGAAAAGGACGAGGCTGTGCGCCGCTCGCGCCTTGGCCTCGCCGCGCTGACGCTGAAGCAGCTGGAGCTTGGCCTCTCCCTGATCGGTATTGAAGCACCGGAGCGGATGTAGGGCGTTTCCTCCGCTCCCCCCGATTGACTCACGCGCGTGCCGCTCTAGTTTGCGCAGCGACCGGGGAGACCCGTTCGACATAAGGCACCCAAGCGGGAGAGACCGGCCGAAGATGCCGGCGCCGAAGGCGCAACCGCCCCGGAAACGCTCAGGCCGCAGGACCGCTGGGATCGCCGACGCTGGAAAGAGGATTTTGCCTTAGGGCAGCATCCCACCGAAGGAGCAAGCGGCACGTGGGGTCAGCCCCGTTGCAGCGGGAATCTCTCAGGTCACGAGACAGCGGGGGCAGGGCTGCCACGCGAGGCAACTCGCGCACGGCAGTGATTGCAAACCCGCGTTCAGGATTTCGTGACCCATGGCCGACACAGCAGACCTTCTCAAAACCCCGCTTTATGACCTGCATGTCGAGCTTGGCGCGCGCATGGTCGAGTTCGCTGGCTATGCCATGCCGGTGCAGTACCCGGCCGGCATCATGTCCGAGCATCTGCACACCCGGAATCAGGCCGGCCTGTTTGACGTTTCCCACATGGGGCAGGCGCACATCACCGGCGATGAAGCCGCGCTGGAAGCGCTGATTACGGCAGATCTCTCGGTGCTCGGCGCTGGCGAGCAGAAATACACACTCCTCCTGAATGCCGAGGGCGGGATCATGGACGATCTCATGGTCTCGCGGCCCTTTGGCGCGGATGGCGGGATTTTCGCTGTCGTCAATGCTGGCACCAAGGGCAAGGATTTCGCTCATATGCGCGCTGGCTTCGCCGGGCGGGGCACCACCCTTACCGAGCTTGCGGATCGCGCCCTGCTGGCCCTTCAGGGCCCCGCAGCGGCGGCTGTGTTCACCGGGCTGGTGCCGGAGGCGGCAAAGCTGGTCTTCATGCAATGCGGCGTGTTCACGCTGGACGGGGTGGAGATCTACGCCTCGCGCTCTGGCTATACGGGCGAGGACGGGTTTGAGATTTCGATTCCGGCAGACAAGGCCGAGAGAATCGCGCGCCTGCTGCTGTCTGATGAGCGGGTGAAGCCGATTGGTCTTGGCGCGCGTGACAGTCTGCGGCTGGAAGCCGGGCTTTGCCTTTATGGCCACGACATGGACGAGGACCGCACGCCAGTCGAGGCAGCGCTCACATGGGCCATCGCCAAGGTGCGCCGCGAGCGCGCGGACTTTCCGGGCGCGGCCAAAATCCTCAAACAGATCGCGGACGGTCCGGCGCAGAAGCGCGTCGGCATCAAGCCGCACGACAAGTCGCCGGCGCGCGAAGGCGCCGAGATTGTCCATGATGGCGAAGTCGTCGGCATGGTGACATCTGGCGGGTTCGGTCCCAGCTTTGGCGCGCCGGTCGCCATGGGCTATGTCCGCGCAGACCTTGCCAAGCCCGGCACGCCGCTGGAGCTGATGGTGCGCGGCAAGCCGCGCGCGGCTGAAGTTGCCAGCTTGCCCTTCACGCCGCACCGCTTCCATCGCGGCTGATTTTTCAATT from Glycocaulis abyssi harbors:
- the purC gene encoding phosphoribosylaminoimidazolesuccinocarboxamide synthase; translation: MSRRKKLYEGKAKILYEGPEPGTIIQHFKDDATAFNAQKRATLEGKGVLNNRISEFIMEHLNRMGVPTHFIRRLNMREQLVREVEIIPLEVVVRNVAAGSISTRFNIPEGEPLPRAIVEFYFKDDALGDPLVSEEHITAFNWASPQEIDEMIALALRVNDFVSGLFAGAGIRLVDFKLEFGRLYDQNDMPRVVLADEISPDCCRLWDMTTNEKMDKDRFRRDLGNVTEAYAEVARRLGIMREMDSANGAQTESEESE
- a CDS encoding DUF1476 domain-containing protein; translation: MSGFDDREKAHENRYAREQELEFKAGARRNRLLGLWAAEKLGLAGDDAESYAKEVIAADFEEVGDEDVFRKVRKDFDAKGVAVSDIELRHEMTRLLDLARAQIQAE
- a CDS encoding aspartyl protease family protein, with translation MATARGVQEALVTIPMQRGHDNHYTIEVSLGRTVSFLGSPEACRLPFIVDTGANQTGVPRLIANQLITDRDIIFDQTGHAVTGPFDTGLFVIDHLDFGLGPRAVEVAVFREHDETVLSAAGILGSNAFRDEIIVLDYPALELRLMPQTASMAGMTLHFEDGLIAGEGRIRGVPDPVRVFVDTGANASIVNRALVRQHRTARLGIAANIDGVASRIVTRGELRHLFGGVQLSELCAGTFQITVSDVYFFDRLGLIDEPAILLGMDVLRHARITVDYGSRSARIEGVDNWSCQTGR
- a CDS encoding MgtC/SapB family protein, which codes for MPEWLNDAGPPGDMLESLMRLGLAALAGAVIGIERERPHRHVGLRTNMLVALAACLFTLLAFQIAISMGDDEAGIQADPVRVIEAVTAGVAFIAAGAIIRAGKDIHGVTTAAALWLSGAVGVAFGAGAFGIGGGAVLLALIVLTVLVSLERHVLGSKAPPARDDDGG
- the purB gene encoding adenylosuccinate lyase, with product MIPRYTRPEMEAIWSPQSRYRIWFEIEAHATDKLAELGVVPASAARAVWKAKDMEFDVARIDEIEREVKHDVIAFLTHLSELVGEEARFVHQGLTSSDVLDTCLAVQLTRASDLLLEGMDRVLAALKKRALEHKMTVCIGRSHGIHAEPTTMGLKFARFHAEFARNRERLVRAREEVATCAISGAIGTFANVDPAVEAHVAEKLGLTVEPISTQVIPRDRHANFFAVLGLIASAIENIAVEVRHLQRSEVREAQEYFSPGQKGSSAMPHKRNPILTENLTGLARLVRSAVTPAMENVALWHERDISHSSVERGIGPDATVHLDFALHRTASMIEGLIVHADRCRENLEAHGGIHNSQRVLLALTQAGASREDSYRVVQRNGMKTWDEGGRLADHLKADSEVTALLSPAQIDACFDEAYHLKHVDTIFARVFG
- the rnhA gene encoding ribonuclease HI, translated to MSSLITIHTDGACSGNPGPGGWGALLEWKGHEKELFGGEADSTNNRMELKAAIEALNALKRPSNVRLVTDSVYVRDGVTKWIHGWKKNGWKTAAKKPVKNADLWQALDEATKRHSIEWVWVKGHNGDPGNERADALARAGIAALKGEADTPAP
- a CDS encoding nuclear transport factor 2 family protein; the protein is MTRSPKQTVLAWVDAFNAADIDALMACYADGAVNHQIAYGPLEGKAAIRALFEMEFARAKMVCQIENLLEDGEWAILEWSDPLGLRGCGFFHVKDGLILHQRGYFDRLSFFEAQGLPLEQALKA
- a CDS encoding DUF1801 domain-containing protein; amino-acid sequence: MGENKTQPEKRSVEAFLASIEPDTKREEARRLDALFRKVTGFEPVMWGASMVGYGRYHYRYESGREGDFFATGFSPRKAQHSIYIMPGYADYSAILDRLGKHSMGKSCLYVKRLTDIDMNVLGELIAAGLKDLDTQWTVHAR
- the ispH gene encoding 4-hydroxy-3-methylbut-2-enyl diphosphate reductase produces the protein MSTLPPLHILLAAPRGFCAGVDRAIQIVERALERYGAPVYVRHEIVHNKHVVNRLKAMGAVFVKELDECPDDRPVVFSAHGVPKRVPETARARNMLYVDATCPLVSKVHVEASRHHRNGLEIVLIGHAGHPEVIGTMGQLPEGAIHLIETVEEAQSFTPRDPQKLAYVTQTTLSVDDTAAIVEALQARFPAMAAPHKEDICYATTNRQEAVKALAPRSDLVLVVGAPNSSNSVRLVEVAKRAGAKNARLVQSAADLDRSWFDDVETLGVSAGASAPEELVEDVLTQLAGFRKLTIAEVRVASEDVVFKLPREVA
- the argS gene encoding arginine--tRNA ligase, with the translated sequence MTRLADQLSALLGDAFAVMELDPALGRVSESDRPDLAPYQCNGALAAAKQAGKPPRAIAEGVKAHLAATAPDLDIEIAGPGFLNITPSAQLYTARARAISADERTGAGQVDAPLKVMIDFGGPNVAKPMHVGHLRSSVIGDSLQRLMRFLGHEVTSDIHLGDWGLQMGQLITELEDEQPDLPYFDASFTGPYPADAPVTIEDLARLYPQASAKGKEDPARQERSRKATAELQAGRAGYRALLRHFINVSIAALKEDFSALGVHFDLWKGESDVNDLIPGLVEDFKARGVAEESEGAWIVRVAREDDKKELAPLILVSSQGSALYATTDLATILDRRESIDPDLILYVVDLGQSDHFEQVFRAAVKAGLASEGGLEHVKFGTVNGSDGKRLRTRAGGTFRLADLIGEARERARARLAEAGLGETLDAGALEDVARKVANAAIKFADLQNYRTTNYIFEMDRFVSFEGKTGPYLLYQAVRIKSLMRKAAGEGLEPGEINISAPEEAALVRRLDGFHGALMRAHDDRAPNHICEHVYGLSQAFSSFYAACPILPEKDEAVRRSRLGLAALTLKQLELGLSLIGIEAPERM
- the gcvT gene encoding glycine cleavage system aminomethyltransferase GcvT, coding for MADTADLLKTPLYDLHVELGARMVEFAGYAMPVQYPAGIMSEHLHTRNQAGLFDVSHMGQAHITGDEAALEALITADLSVLGAGEQKYTLLLNAEGGIMDDLMVSRPFGADGGIFAVVNAGTKGKDFAHMRAGFAGRGTTLTELADRALLALQGPAAAAVFTGLVPEAAKLVFMQCGVFTLDGVEIYASRSGYTGEDGFEISIPADKAERIARLLLSDERVKPIGLGARDSLRLEAGLCLYGHDMDEDRTPVEAALTWAIAKVRRERADFPGAAKILKQIADGPAQKRVGIKPHDKSPAREGAEIVHDGEVVGMVTSGGFGPSFGAPVAMGYVRADLAKPGTPLELMVRGKPRAAEVASLPFTPHRFHRG